The Triticum dicoccoides isolate Atlit2015 ecotype Zavitan chromosome 6A, WEW_v2.0, whole genome shotgun sequence genome has a window encoding:
- the LOC119316647 gene encoding serine/threonine-protein phosphatase PP2A-3 catalytic subunit: MPPHGDLDRQIAHLRECKHLPEAEVKGLCEQAKAILMEEWNVQPVRCPVTVCGDIHGQFYDLIELFRIGGESPDTNYLFMGDYVDRGYYSVETVSLLVALKVRYRDRITILRGNHESRQITQVYGFYDECLRKYGNANVWKYFTDLFDYLPLTALIENQVFCLHGGLSPSLDTLDNIRALDRIQEVPHEGPMCDLLWSDPDDRCGWGISPRGAGYTFGQDIAQQFNHTNGLSLISRAHQLVMEGFNWCQDKNVVTVFSAPNYCYRCGNMAAILEIGENMDHNFLQFDPAPRQIEPDTTRKTPDYFL, encoded by the exons ATGCCGCCGCACGGGGATCTGGACCGGCAGATCGCGCACCTGCGCGAGTGCAAGCACCTCCCGGAGGCGGAGGTCAAGGGGCTCTGCGAGCAGGCCAAGGCCATCCTCATGGAGGAGTGGAACGTGCAGCCCGTCCGCTGCCCCGTCACCGTCTGCGGCGACATCCACGGCCAGTTCTACGACCTCATCGAGCTCTTCCGCATCGGCGGCGAGTCGCCCGACACCAACTACCTCTTCATGGGCGACTACGTCG ATCGTGGCTACTATTCGGTGGAGACTGTTTCACTGTTAGTGGCTTTGAAAGTTCGCTACAGAGACAGAATTACGATATTGAGAGGAAATCATGAGAGCAGACAAATCACCCAAGT atatggcTTCTATGACGAGTGCTTGCGAAAATATGGGAATGCAAATGTATGGAAGTACTTTACAGACCTGTTTGATTATTTGCCTCTCACGGCTCTTATAGAAAACCAG GTGTTCTGCCTTCATGGTGGTCTCTCTCCATCATTAGATACATTAGATAACATTCGTGCTCTTGATCGCATACAAGAG GTTCCTCATGAAGGGCCCATGTGTGATCTGTTGTGGTCTGATCCAGATGATCGATGTGGATGGGGGATTTCACCAAGAGGAGCTGGTTATACATTTGGGCAAGATATTGCGCAACAGTTCAACCATACAAATGGCCTCTCTCTTATATCAAGGGCCCATCAACTTGTAATGGAAGGGTTCAATTGGTGCCAG GATAAGAATGTTGTAACGGTCTTCAGTGCACCAAACTACTGTTACCGATGTGGTAACATGGCCGCGATTCTTGAGATTGGGGAAAACATGGATCATAACTTCCTCCAGTTTGATCCAGCGCCTCGGCAAATCGAGCCTGACACAACACGCAAGACCCCCGACTACTTTTTGTAA
- the LOC119316649 gene encoding protein CLP1 homolog encodes MAATGAAAPAPAAVQPLRQFKLDPQSELRVEVLPDATLRVRLVSGTAEIFGTELPPEGWLTIPPRSKIAIFTWHGATVELDGVSESEYTSDETPMVIYVNIHAILDARRARARAAQGGDLEASQGPRVIVVGPTDSGKSTLCKMLLSWAAKLGWKPTYVDLDIGQGSITIPGCISATPIEKPIDIVDGIPLEMPLAYFYGHPNPSINPDVYKALMRELAQTLETQFSGNAESRAAGMVINTMGWVEGLGYELLLNAIEIFKANVVLVLGQEKLWKMLKDAVQSKPNIDVVKLHKSEGVVLRNSKYRQKTRSFRIKEYFYGIANDLAPHSNVVNFSDVSVFRIGSGHQAPRSALPIGAEPVADPTRLVAVNISTDMVHTVLAVSYAKEPDEIISSNVAGFIHVTDVDIQRKKLTYIAPCPGDLPSRLLIASSLTWYEQA; translated from the exons ATGGCCGCCACCGGCGctgccgcgcccgcgcccgcgGCCGTGCAGCCGCTGCGGCAGTTCAAGCTCGACCCGCAGAGCGAGCTCCGCGTGGAGGTGCTCCCGGACGCGACCCTCCGCGTGCGCCTCGTCTCCGGCACGGCGGAGATCTTCGGCACCGAGCTCCCCCCCGAGGGCTGGCTCACCATCCCGCCCCGCTCCAAGATCGCC ATTTTCACGTGGCACGGCGCGACGGTGGAGCTGGACGGGGTCAGCGAGAGCGAGTACACGTCCGACGAG ACGCCGATGGTGATTTATGTGAACATACATGCGATTCTCGACGCacggagggcgagggcgagggcagcgcaGGGAGGCGACTTGGAGGCCTCACAG GGACCTAGAGTGATTGTTGTGGGGCCAACTGATTCTGGAAAAAGCACTCTGTGCAAAATGCTCCTTAGCTGGGCTGCCAAACTGGGATGGAAGCCTACATATGTGGATTTAGATATTGGCCAGGGTTCGATAACCATACCTGGATGTATTTCTGCTACGCCAATTGAGAAGCCTATCGATATAGTTGATGGGATTCCTTTGGAGATGCCGCTTGCATACTTTTATGGCCATCCAAATCCAAG TATTAATCCAGATGTTTACAAAGCACTCATGAGAGAGCTAGCTCAAACATTAGAGACACAGTTCTCTGGGAATGCTGAATCTAGGGCGGCTGGTATGGTTATTAACACAATGGGGTGGGTTGAAGGCCTTGGCTATGAG TTACTTCTTAATGCAATTGAAATCTTCAAGGCTAATGTAGTGCTGGTATTGGGACAG GAGAAGTTATGGAAGATGTTAAAAGATGCAGTACAAAGTAAGCCCAATATCGATGTCGTAAAACTTCATAAATCGGAGGGTGTTGTCCTAAGGAATTCAAAATATCGTCAAAAGACTAGGAGCTTTCGTATCAAG GAGTACTTTTACGGGATTGCAAACGATCTGGCACCACATTCAAATGTAGTCAACTTCAGTGACGTTTCTGTTTTCAGAATTGGTAGTGGACATCAAGCTCCACGGTCAGCTTTACCAATTGGTGCAGAGCCTGTGGCAGATCCTACTCGGCTTGTTGCTGTCAACATCAGCACTGATATGGTCCACACAGTGCTTGCTGTTTCTTATGCGAAGGAACCTGATGAAATAATTTCGAG CAACGTTGCAGGATTCATCCATGTCACAGATGTTGACATCCAAAG GAAGAAGCTGACGTACATCGCGCCTTGCCCAGGAGACCTGCCAAGCAGGCTGTTAATCGCTAGCTCCCTGACATGGTACGAGCAGGCTTGA
- the LOC119316650 gene encoding uncharacterized protein LOC119316650 — MDPVSNIILNAIWYDSACPLLEIDAVAEPDILDTRSMLRMVVRSLDSLVAMVCTATGFSDHMAVEYLCHKQCDLSKVLQTATKEVCYNAYVSAGQAGRHPKHLELATFLMSMADNVPKDSLLTHEAMGKGHVISDAALEQVYKIMEDQSSSTAPSDDHPRLCPSAWMTLASRKGEYVQKQNFLGQALEQLLLDYSNQHPWEPVPRLDVICGVKKQDRGHPKFYHANFLVHYDDVSSARVLFFAEVWQSSFRAKQIRSKPNTSVNLVTRPCTRYSRRVESSAQFIKVYSKSSRKEAKTSFCCPLPYYSPDHPYLGKCIL; from the exons ATGGACCCCGTGTCCAACATAATTCTCAATGCCATATGGTATGACAGTGCATGCCCTCTGCTGGAGATAGATGCTGTGGCTGAGCCGGACATTCTTGACACCCGATCTATGCTTCGCATGGTGGTCCGCTCCCTCGATAGCCTTGTTGCCATGGTCTGCACAGCCACCGGTTTTTCGGACCACATGGCCGTGGAATACCTTTGCCACAAGCAATGTGACCTATCTAAGGTTTTACAGACGGCAACGAAGGAGGTGTGCTATAATGCCTATGTTTCTGCTGGTCAAGCTGGAAGGCACCCCAAACATTTGGAGCTTGCAACATTTCTTATGTCCATGGCTGATAATGTCCCTAAAGATAGCCTGCTGACCCATGAAGCAATGGGGAAAGGCCATGTCATTTCTGATGCAGCTCTGGAGCAAGTGTACAAAATAATGGAGGATCAAAGCTCATCCACTGCACCATCAGATGATCACCCTAGGCTATGCCCATCGGCCTGGATGACCCTGGCATCAAGGAAGGGAGAATACGTGCAGAAGCAGAACTTCCTTGGTCAAGCCTTGGAACAATTGCTGCTTGATTACTCGAATCAGCATCCTTGG GAACCTGTTCCGAGGCTAGATGTCATATGTGGTGTGAAGAAACAGGACCGCGGGCATCCAAAGTTCTATCATGCCAATTTCTTGGTGCATTATGACGATGTTTCTTCAGCGCGTGTGCTCTTCTTCGCTGAAGTGTGGCAGTCGAGCTTTCGGGCCAAACAAATTAGATCGAAACCTAACACATCTGTGAATCTGGTTACTCGACCGTGCACTAGATACAGTCGCCGAGTTGAATCTAGTGCACAATTCATCAAGGTTTACAGTAAATCTAGTCGGAAGGAAGCGAAAACATCATTTTGTTGTCCACTGCCTTATTACAGTCCGGACCATCCATACCTTGGTAAATGCATTCTATGA